The following proteins are co-located in the Campylobacter concisus genome:
- the sppA gene encoding signal peptide peptidase SppA gives MQILRLIFRGILGIFKFINNYFKALIFLLILFFIFAPDDKMKEPNLARIDITGTIMDTSEILDALEKARLDSNIKGVLLYIDSPGGELSPSVELAMAVKRLKESKKVLAYAAGNMASGSYYAGVNADTIVANPGAFIGSIGVIIQGANIENLAKNLGVSEQVVKAGEFKEAGTFMRSWSKQERESLQGLVNDAYMLFVSDVAKARNLDINKKDEWANARVFLAHNALKMGLIDSLGSYIDAQNELAKMSLVDEPIWQEKPQIEKIMEKFTKQGINSLFNAFFETKLR, from the coding sequence TTGCAAATTTTAAGGCTTATTTTTAGAGGGATTTTGGGAATTTTTAAATTTATCAATAACTACTTTAAGGCGCTTATATTTTTGCTCATCTTATTTTTTATATTCGCGCCAGATGACAAGATGAAAGAGCCAAATTTAGCCCGCATAGACATCACCGGCACGATAATGGACACAAGCGAAATTTTAGATGCGCTAGAAAAAGCAAGGCTTGATAGCAACATCAAAGGCGTGCTACTCTACATCGATAGTCCAGGCGGCGAGCTAAGTCCTAGCGTGGAGCTAGCCATGGCGGTCAAGCGACTAAAAGAGAGCAAAAAAGTACTCGCATACGCAGCTGGAAACATGGCAAGCGGCAGCTACTACGCTGGCGTAAATGCTGATACTATCGTCGCAAACCCAGGTGCTTTTATAGGCTCGATCGGCGTCATCATACAAGGGGCAAACATCGAAAATTTAGCCAAAAATTTAGGCGTGAGCGAGCAGGTGGTGAAGGCTGGCGAGTTTAAAGAGGCTGGCACCTTTATGAGGAGCTGGAGCAAGCAAGAGCGTGAGAGCTTACAAGGGCTCGTAAATGACGCTTACATGCTCTTTGTAAGTGACGTGGCGAAGGCTAGAAATTTAGATATCAATAAAAAAGACGAGTGGGCAAACGCAAGAGTGTTTTTAGCTCACAATGCCCTAAAGATGGGGCTAATTGACAGCCTTGGTAGCTACATAGACGCTCAAAACGAGCTAGCTAAAATGAGCCTCGTAGATGAGCCCATCTGGCAAGAAAAACCGCAGATCGAAAAGATAATGGAGAAATTTACAAAGCAGGGCATAAACTCGCTTTTTAACGCATTTTTCGAGACAAAGCTTAGATAA
- the aroQ gene encoding type II 3-dehydroquinate dehydratase — protein MDKKLKIMVIQGPNINMLGAREPGIYGVMKMEDIHSQMKIVADQNDVEIEFFQSNLEGELVDKIQECLGDADGIIINPAAYTHTSIAIRDALSAVALPVIEVHISNVYRREEFRHKSLIAPVAAGQIVGFGPVGYHLAMIGMLQIFEQIKAVRANQKAQ, from the coding sequence ATGGATAAGAAGCTAAAAATAATGGTCATCCAAGGCCCAAATATCAACATGCTTGGCGCTAGAGAGCCAGGAATTTATGGCGTTATGAAGATGGAAGATATCCACTCTCAAATGAAGATCGTTGCCGATCAAAATGACGTTGAGATCGAGTTTTTTCAAAGCAACCTTGAGGGCGAGCTAGTCGATAAGATCCAAGAGTGCTTGGGCGATGCTGACGGCATCATCATAAACCCAGCCGCTTACACTCACACCTCTATCGCTATCCGTGACGCGCTAAGTGCGGTTGCGCTGCCAGTTATCGAGGTGCATATCAGCAACGTTTATAGAAGAGAAGAATTCCGTCACAAAAGCCTCATCGCACCAGTTGCGGCAGGCCAGATCGTGGGCTTTGGACCAGTTGGCTATCATTTGGCGATGATAGGCATGCTTCAAATTTTTGAGCAAATCAAAGCAGTAAGAGCAAATCAAAAAGCACAATGA
- a CDS encoding glutamate--tRNA ligase family protein — protein sequence MRPDQGINDYLPPNGGIASRIAPTPSGFLHAGNAYNFILTYLLTRSVSGVLHLRIDDYDLGRCRQEFVQNIFDVLEFLEIDYDKGPINVSDFECNFSFKTRSQRYESALKKLKEIYICECSRTTKNAYINGIYTKICKNKNLKFIKDKTAIRLSVDEGDPLGKLVAEQMGDFVIYKKDFTPAYNFASVIDDEDMGVNLVVRGEDLKACTLAQRYLAKRLNLNFYNASFIHHKLLLKDGKKLSKSSKSPPINLKDSPQIYYKILANDLGLDIKSADKIQNLLYEFKLKNIAKFWHLT from the coding sequence ATGAGGCCAGACCAAGGGATTAATGACTATTTGCCACCAAATGGTGGCATAGCATCCCGCATAGCTCCTACGCCTAGTGGATTTTTGCATGCTGGCAATGCTTATAACTTCATCCTAACTTATCTCTTGACACGTTCGGTAAGTGGCGTTTTGCACTTACGTATCGATGACTATGACCTTGGTAGATGCCGGCAAGAATTTGTTCAAAATATCTTTGATGTTTTAGAATTTTTGGAAATTGATTACGACAAAGGTCCAATTAATGTAAGTGACTTTGAGTGTAATTTTAGCTTTAAAACGAGGTCTCAAAGATATGAAAGCGCGCTAAAAAAGCTTAAAGAAATTTATATCTGCGAGTGTTCTAGAACTACAAAAAATGCCTACATAAACGGCATTTATACTAAAATTTGTAAAAATAAAAATTTAAAATTTATAAAAGATAAGACCGCCATTAGACTAAGCGTAGATGAGGGCGACCCTCTTGGTAAGCTTGTGGCAGAGCAAATGGGCGATTTTGTGATTTACAAAAAAGATTTTACTCCGGCTTACAACTTTGCAAGTGTGATAGATGATGAAGATATGGGCGTAAATTTGGTTGTTAGAGGCGAGGATCTAAAGGCTTGCACGCTAGCTCAAAGATACCTTGCAAAAAGGCTAAATCTTAACTTTTATAATGCTAGTTTTATTCATCATAAGCTACTTTTAAAAGATGGCAAAAAGCTCTCAAAAAGCTCAAAATCACCGCCAATTAATCTAAAAGATAGCCCGCAAATTTATTACAAAATATTAGCAAATGATCTTGGTTTAGATATAAAATCAGCAGACAAAATCCAAAATCTACTTTATGAGTTTAAGCTAAAAAATATTGCAAAATTTTGGCATTTGACTTGA
- a CDS encoding SelT/SelW/SelH family (seleno)protein, with product MQVKIIYCNSUNYRPVASRVEDEIKANFSDARVEKVIGDGGNFIVEVNGDVIFSKKDRIGNDEARFPHGEEITTLINKYLKEKSA from the coding sequence ATGCAAGTAAAAATTATTTACTGCAACTCTTGAAACTATCGTCCGGTAGCTTCTCGTGTAGAAGATGAAATAAAAGCGAACTTTAGTGATGCAAGAGTCGAAAAGGTTATAGGTGATGGTGGAAATTTCATCGTCGAGGTTAATGGAGATGTTATATTTTCTAAGAAAGATCGCATCGGAAATGATGAAGCGAGATTTCCTCACGGTGAAGAGATCACAACTCTTATAAACAAATATCTTAAAGAAAAGTCGGCTTAA
- a CDS encoding metal-dependent hydrolase has protein sequence MEILKAKKIITGGENPKILRNSCVVIDDDKILEILSEKEAQKKFKEAKICDFGDSVIAPAFINSHVHLEFSSNVSTLKYGDFIKWLGSIIDKGGELAKMDAKKAMNKAINSLLKSGVCTIGEISSFGSELEILAASPLKVVLFSEILGSSEQMVQQNLQNFLAKFEKTKDYKSKNFTPAISLHSPYSVHPKLAKAALEIAKKDDLLVSTHFLESKAEKQWLERGSGGFKKHLLRFSPDPKPMYDKEGYFAMFREINTLFTHCVYVSDFAKFKPHHSVTHCAVSNRLLGKKALNLKEIFKNNVSLNIGTDGLSSNISLNFWHELRAALFTHASLDLNELATRLFVAATHGGAKALKTNNGEIKAGRATDLAVYNDLECDDSELILQLILHTNEAKKLYIGGKICKF, from the coding sequence GTGGAAATTTTAAAAGCAAAAAAAATAATCACTGGCGGAGAAAATCCAAAAATTTTAAGAAATTCTTGTGTCGTTATTGATGATGATAAAATTTTAGAAATTTTAAGCGAAAAAGAGGCGCAAAAGAAATTTAAAGAGGCGAAAATTTGCGACTTTGGTGATAGCGTGATCGCCCCAGCCTTTATAAACTCGCACGTTCATTTAGAGTTTAGCTCAAATGTTAGCACGCTAAAATACGGCGACTTTATAAAATGGCTTGGCTCTATCATCGATAAAGGTGGCGAGCTAGCCAAAATGGATGCTAAAAAAGCGATGAATAAAGCTATAAATTCGCTGTTAAAAAGCGGAGTTTGTACCATTGGCGAGATATCTAGCTTTGGCTCGGAGCTTGAAATTTTAGCCGCTAGCCCTCTAAAAGTCGTACTTTTTAGTGAAATTTTAGGCTCAAGCGAGCAAATGGTTCAGCAAAATTTGCAAAATTTCTTAGCCAAATTTGAAAAAACAAAGGACTACAAAAGTAAAAATTTCACCCCAGCCATATCGCTGCACTCGCCCTACTCTGTGCACCCTAAGCTAGCCAAAGCCGCCCTTGAGATAGCCAAAAAAGACGATCTTCTTGTTAGCACGCACTTTTTAGAGAGTAAGGCTGAAAAGCAGTGGCTAGAACGTGGCAGCGGTGGCTTTAAAAAACACCTTTTAAGATTTAGCCCAGATCCAAAGCCTATGTATGATAAAGAGGGCTATTTTGCGATGTTTCGTGAGATAAATACGCTCTTTACGCACTGCGTTTATGTGAGCGATTTTGCTAAATTTAAGCCTCATCACAGCGTGACACACTGCGCCGTTTCAAATAGGCTACTTGGCAAAAAGGCGCTAAATTTAAAAGAAATTTTCAAAAATAACGTCAGTCTAAACATCGGTACAGACGGACTTAGTTCAAATATCAGCCTAAATTTCTGGCATGAACTAAGAGCCGCCCTTTTTACCCATGCTAGCCTTGATCTAAACGAGCTTGCCACCAGGCTTTTTGTCGCTGCAACGCATGGGGGCGCAAAGGCGCTTAAGACAAATAACGGCGAAATAAAGGCAGGACGAGCGACCGATCTTGCCGTCTATAACGACCTAGAGTGCGATGATAGCGAGCTAATCTTACAACTCATACTTCACACAAACGAAGCAAAAAAACTATATATCGGAGGCAAAATTTGCAAATTTTAA
- the efp gene encoding elongation factor P — MASYSMGDLKKGLKIEIDGVPYKIVEYQHVKPGKGAAFVRAKIKSFIDGKVLEKTFHAGDKCEQPHLEEKEMQYLYDDGEYCQFMDTVTYEQVAISDEDVGDVKKWMIDGMMVEILFHNGNAIGVEVPQVVELKIVETPPNFKGDTQGGKKPATLESGAVVQIPFHVLEGEVIRVDTVRGEYIERANK; from the coding sequence ATGGCTTCATATTCAATGGGCGATCTAAAAAAAGGGCTAAAGATCGAGATCGATGGCGTTCCTTATAAAATCGTAGAATATCAACACGTTAAACCGGGCAAGGGTGCAGCTTTTGTTCGTGCAAAAATCAAATCTTTTATCGATGGAAAGGTGCTTGAAAAGACTTTTCACGCAGGCGATAAATGTGAGCAACCACATCTTGAAGAAAAAGAGATGCAGTATCTTTATGATGATGGTGAATATTGTCAGTTTATGGATACGGTTACTTATGAACAAGTTGCTATTAGCGATGAGGATGTGGGTGATGTTAAAAAATGGATGATTGATGGCATGATGGTTGAAATTTTATTTCACAATGGCAATGCGATCGGCGTTGAAGTACCACAAGTAGTTGAGCTAAAGATAGTTGAGACTCCACCAAATTTCAAGGGCGATACGCAAGGTGGTAAAAAGCCAGCTACTCTTGAGAGTGGTGCGGTAGTTCAGATACCATTTCACGTACTTGAGGGCGAAGTTATCCGTGTGGATACTGTTCGTGGCGAGTATATTGAGCGAGCAAATAAATAA
- a CDS encoding RNA recognition motif domain-containing protein: MNIYVGNLSYRTTEAELKEAFAQFGEVRRAKIVKDRETDRSKGFGFVEMDDANEGQKAIDALNEKELGGRTLRVNEARPRD; encoded by the coding sequence GTGAATATTTATGTAGGAAATTTGTCGTATAGAACGACAGAGGCAGAATTGAAGGAAGCCTTTGCACAATTTGGTGAAGTAAGGCGAGCAAAAATAGTAAAAGATAGAGAAACTGATCGCTCAAAAGGCTTTGGCTTTGTTGAAATGGACGATGCAAATGAGGGACAAAAAGCTATAGACGCACTAAATGAAAAAGAACTAGGCGGACGTACTTTAAGGGTAAATGAGGCCAGACCAAGGGATTAA
- a CDS encoding DJ-1 family glyoxalase III translates to MKKVAVILAEGFEEIEALTSVDVLRRAGAIASIVGLNDVNIKGCHNISVKADVTLREMKELDYDAIVLPGGLPGASNLANDTRLKAILQNFDKSNKLICAICAAPMVLESAGVLKDHFVCYPGFEENVRSDKSGYDNGKSVLRDQNIITAKGPAFSIEFALFIVKNLLGDEAYLKVKNDLLYK, encoded by the coding sequence ATGAAAAAAGTTGCTGTGATTTTAGCTGAAGGATTTGAGGAGATAGAAGCACTAACTTCTGTTGATGTTTTACGTAGAGCTGGAGCGATAGCTTCTATTGTTGGGCTAAATGACGTAAACATCAAAGGATGTCACAATATAAGTGTAAAAGCCGATGTGACACTTCGCGAGATGAAAGAGCTAGACTACGATGCGATCGTCCTTCCTGGTGGACTTCCAGGAGCTAGCAATCTAGCAAACGATACAAGACTCAAAGCAATTTTGCAAAATTTTGATAAAAGCAATAAGCTTATTTGTGCCATTTGTGCTGCTCCTATGGTACTTGAGAGTGCTGGTGTGCTAAAAGATCATTTTGTTTGTTATCCAGGATTTGAAGAAAATGTAAGAAGTGATAAAAGTGGTTATGATAACGGCAAGAGTGTATTGAGGGATCAAAATATTATTACAGCAAAAGGTCCTGCTTTTTCAATAGAATTTGCACTTTTTATAGTTAAAAATTTACTTGGCGATGAAGCGTATCTTAAAGTAAAGAATGATTTACTTTATAAATAG